The DNA sequence CCTGACCCCGCCCTGGCTCGACGACACCGTCGCCTCGGCCCTGGACATCCTCATCGCCTTCCCGACGCTGCTGCTCGCCATGCTCATCGTGGCGGCGCAGGGCTCGAGCCTGTGGACCGTCCTGCTGGCTATCGGCGTCGGCGCCTCGGCCGTCGTGGCACGCTTCACCCGCATCCTGAGCCGGCGCGTGCTCTCGCAGCAGTACGTCACCGCCGCCCGCACGTCCGGCACCGGGGTGCCGGGGATCGTCGTCCGGCACGTGCTGCCGAACATCTGGCCGAGCCTGGTGGTCAACGTCGCGGTGCTGTTCGGGGTGGCGGTGCTGGCAGAGGCGAGCCTGTCGTACCTCGGCCTGGGCGTGCCCCCGCCCAACGCCTCGCTCGGCCGGCTGCTGCAGGAGGCGCAGGGCACCGTGGTGACCGCCCCGTGGGCCGCCGTGGCGCCCGGACTCGTCATCGTGGCCATGGTGCTCGGCGCCAAC is a window from the Georgenia muralis genome containing:
- a CDS encoding ABC transporter permease, translated to MTTTPGLEPVDVPVAPRARRRRPSPTLVVGVVLLAVVAAVAALSLVWLPYELSDTSGGRLEPPGPDHWLGTDTLGRDLLSQTMVGTRIALTVGLGATAVAVVAGVVVGILAALTPPWLDDTVASALDILIAFPTLLLAMLIVAAQGSSLWTVLLAIGVGASAVVARFTRILSRRVLSQQYVTAARTSGTGVPGIVVRHVLPNIWPSLVVNVAVLFGVAVLAEASLSYLGLGVPPPNASLGRLLQEAQGTVVTAPWAAVAPGLVIVAMVLGANFLADGLRDRFDPTRGRSR